Within Haloterrigena salifodinae, the genomic segment GTGAATCTCAACGAGGATCCGATGCCGCTGGCCGAACAGGCCGGCGTGATGAAAGACCGCCTCGAGGCGCTGCCCCTCGGGGAGTACGAACACGCCACCCGCATTGTCTCGGAAGTCGAGTGCAACTGGAAGGTGTTCGCGAGCAACTACTCGGAGTGTGACCACTGCCAGGCTAACCACCAGGACTGGATCAAGGGCATCTCGCTCAACGATTCCGAACTCGAGGTCAACGATTACCACTGGGTGCTCCACTACACGCACGCCCAGGACGTCGAGGACGAGATGCGGATCCACGACGAGCACGAGGCCCAGTTCCACTACTTCTGGCCGAACTTCACGGTCAATATGTACGGCACCGCCGACGGCTACGGCACCTACATCATCGACCCGATCGACACCGACCGCTTCCAGCTCATCGCGGACTACTACTTCCGCGATAGCGAACTCTCCGAGGAAGAGCGCGAGTTCGTCCGGACGAGCCGCCAGCTCCAGGAAGAAGACTTTGAGCTGGTCGAACGCCAGTGGGAAGGCCTCAGAACGGGCGCGCTCGCTCAGGCCCAGCTGGGCCCCAACGAACACACTGTCCACCGCTTCCACCAGCTCGCCCAGGAAGCCTACGACTCGTGATCGCACCGTTCACCGACCAGCACTCGCCAGCACCCGAAACGGAATCCGAAATTCGATACCTATGAGCACGCAAGATCAGGCATCGTACGTCGCGTCCTGTCCGGAGTGCGACGTCGATCTACGAACCGAGACGCCGAACGAGATCGTCGAGTTCTACCGCCGTCACTATCGCGTGACGGGCCACGACGTAGAGTTCGAACGCGCACAGTTGGATTTAGACGAGGACGTCACGAGCGACGATCTCAAGGACGTCGTCTGGCAGCTCCAAGAGCACTACGAGAACGGCGTCCCGATCGGCGTCGTCGCGGCGGCGATGTCCGACCGCGGACTATCGATCGGCGAGACGATCGACGAGATCCATGAAGTACGGATGACCGGCGGCCTGTACGAACCACAGGACGATCATCTAGGCGCGTTCTGACCGACCGTTTTCGTTCGTCCCCCGGCTCACTGACTCGCGTTCGATTCGAAACGCCGGACGGCTCCCGCTCACCGCCGTCGCTCGTCGCAACGGTCACTCCTCGCGATCGGTCGCGTCCGTCTTGGGCCACTTCTCGTCAGGATCGATCGGTTCCACCGCGCGAACGAGTTCGTCTTCGGTGTAGTCGCGGTCCTCGAGTCGCATGCTCCGGATCCGCCACTGGCGGCTCAGTTCCGGTTCGCCCTCGGGCCCGACTCGCCCGCCGTGGGTTCTGAAGAACGCTCCGCCGCGACCGAGCCGCTTCCCCTCGTAGGTGTGTTGGTCGAAGACGGCGTCGTACGTCCCGCCGGGCTCGAGTTCGTCGACTGGATGGTCGTAGCGGGGCTCGCGGCCCTCCTCGCATGCGGCAGCGCGTTCGTCGGAGAGTTCGCCGAAGTAATCGTCGGCGTGTGCGGCCTCGCGAGACGACGGTGCTCGAGCGGCCGCCAGGGCCGCGTGGACCGCACAGAGCCGCCCGCGCCAGGACTCTTCCGACCAGCGTTCGCGGGCCAGTTCCTCGTAGCGGGCCACCGTGAGCGCGACCTCGTGTCCGGCGCGCAGGTCCTCGACGACGTAGAGGTTAATTCGGTCCCAGAAGTTCCAGGCGTAGCCCGAACGGACCAGTTCCCACGCGGCCCACGCCGCGACCTCCTCGTCGGATCGCCGAACCGCCTTCTGGAGAAGGCTCGAGACGACGTACCGATTCGCCCCGGACTTGGTCGCGTTTTCACCGAGTTCGTCGCCGAAGTCGTCGCGCTCGGGTCCGGAGTCGGAATCGTCGTCGGTCGCGTCCGTCTCGTCGGTCCGGAGCTCGCCTTCGGTGCCGAACGTGGCCTGTTTCCTGTCGTCCATACTCGATTCTCGCTCCCGTCAACGGAAATAGCTGACTGCTCCGATCAACGGGCGGGCGAATCACGCCGACTGACCGTACTCGAGATCGGGATCGTCACTCCGCTCCGAGGGACGGGTGGTACCCACACTGCTCGCAGAGCCGTTCAACTCGAACTCCCGGAAACCAGTCGCGGTTCGGCTACGCGACGTGTCTGTCGGTGCGCTAACGGTAATGGTGGTTCGTGAGACTGTCCACTGTATGGGACGTCCGATACTGCTCGCGTTAGTAACGATGATCGCGTGGGGCCTGTAGGCGGTCTTCGCCAGGCTCGCAACGGACTCCATCCTTCCGGAGACGGCGATGGGGATCTCCTACGCGGTGGGGACGCTCGTCGTCGTTACCTATATCGTTGTCACGCGGACGATCCCGACGGCCGTGGTCTACGACGGCTTGTTCTACGCCACGCTCGCCGGTGTCGCGTCGGCGGCCGGTAGAATTGCCCTGTACGCGGCGCTCGCGAGGGGTGACGCCGCGATCGTCACGACCATCAGCGCCCTCTATTTCATCGTCGCGGTGGTTATCGCGGTCGTCTTTCTGGAAGAACCCTTGCAGATGACTGATACTGCGGGAATCCTCCTAGCCGGTATCGCTATCGCGTTGATCGCGAACCGATCGAACTCGCGGACGAGTCGAGCGGATCGCGTTCGCTCGCGAAACACATCGTGATCGGTTCGTTACTGCTCGAGTTCGCGCACGCCGCCAAGCAGTCACCGGTCTCCGGTCGCAGTCTCGATGACGCCTCGCTTTCCCCTTCGAACCGACGCGCTAGTCATCGTCGTCCTGCCCCTGTGGGTGGGAGGAATCGGTGTTCGCAGACGTGATCAACGTGTCCTCGTTTGCTAGCGTGGACTCTCCCTGATAGTATTCGCGAGCGGTAACGTAACTTGCATAGACGATCGCCAGGAGGAAGAGCGTGAACGGGAGCGCGAGCACCGGGGGAAACGCTTGCATCGCGTCGAACACCGGAAGTTCGAGCGTCATCACGCCGAGGAAGGAGAGCAGGACTCCCCACCACGCCCGGTTTCGAGCGTTCGGCTCCTCCGTGCCAAGCGTTATCGAGGAGAGGATGTACACGGCCGAGTCCAAGGACGTCACGACGTACCCGGCGATCACCAATATGAGCAACACTCCCAGCAGGGGTGCGAACGGCGTGAGAGTGACCGCAGTCGCGATCGAGGCGGGGATACCGCCGCTGGCAAACGCGTCACTGACCGGCCCGACGTATCCCGGTGCGAGCACCCAGCCGCCGACGATGGAGTGCTGTATCCAGAGCAACACGCCAGGAATAACGACCAGGCAGACGAACGTCTCGCGGATGGTTCGGCCCTTCGACACGCGGGCGACGAAACTGCCGACGAACAGACCCCATGCGGCCCACCACGCCCACCAGAAACTCGTCCATTGTTGGGGCCAATTGCCCGCAGCCGTCGGAGCGGAGTACAGCGAGAGGCGGAACATGTTATTCAGCCAGACGCCGCCGGCGTCGAGTCCGAGGTTGATCGTAAAGAGCGTCGGTCCGACCGTGAGGAGCAGCGCGAATGTGACCAACATGAGGACGACGGTGATCCGAGCGGCGTTGCGAATCCCGCTTCGCAGCCCCAACCAGACGTCCCCGAGGAAGACCAGTCCGAGAACGCCGAACAGCCCGTACGTGAACAGCGTCGGGGGAACGCCGAACACCGTATCCAGCAGGGCGGAGAACACCTGCGCGGAGAATCCGATAGCCGCCGCGACGCCGCCGATGATGGCGATCAGCGCCGCCAAGTCGACGGTCCAGTAGAGGAGCTTGTACCGATCGTCGTCAAGGAACACCTTTAGCATCGAACTGAACTTGTACGAATCCGTACCGCGCGTGTAGATGATCAGTCCGAACGCCAACGCGAACGGCGGATACCACATGGCGAGTCCCGGGAAGACCTCGTGGATGAACATAAACGCGAGCGCGAGCGATTCGATTGAGGCCCCCGTGACCGGAAGCGGCTCCGGAGGCGGACTGTTCACGATGGAGATGGGTTCGCCGACCCCCCAAATGATGATCGAGCCGCTGTACCCGACCGTGAACACCATGGCGAGCCACGAGAACAGATCGAACTCTGGCTCGGCGTCCTGTCCGCCGATCCGAATGTGACCGTATCGCGAGAAGACCATGTACGTCGAGAAGACGAGCAATACCATCCCGAGTAACATGAACCACCAACCGAAGTAGGTCAACACCCATCCGAAGGCCTCGTTGAACGTATCGTTGAGGACCTGTGGACTCCGGATACCGATCGCTGCTAACGCCAGCAACGCCCCTCCCGTGATGAAGAACAGGAGTTTCTCATCGGCGTCTGCGCTTTCCAGGCCGAATATGTGCCAGAAGTTCATTGTTTTTCGATGATGAAACTACACGTCTCCGTAATCGATCCCCAGTCCGATGCGTGACTCATGTTATGTATTACCAGTGCATCTGCTATCCCAACGGAACGGTACTTATACCTTTCGGACATATCGACGATTCGGTCGAAAAACTCGGACGGTACATCGAAACGAGAACCGTCGTCGCACACGATTTCGGCGCGAACGACGGAGAATTCGGTCCCGTACACTATCTCTCGTATTCGGGATCGCTTGAGTGCGTCTCCGTTACCTTCGGTCAGCGGTAACGGAGGCGGTCGTCCCGACTACGTCGCGATACCACTATCTCGTCAGTCGTGACGATTCCACCTCTCCGAATCCTCCCGTCAGAGTTCCGGCTCATCGAGATTGACGTAGACCGATTTCGTCTGCTGGTAGTGGTCGAGCACCTCCGTGCCCAGGTCTTTTCCGATACCCGACTCCTTGAAGCCGCCATACGGAGCCTGCGGCAGGATCGGACCGTACTCGTTGACGTACACGAGCCCCGCTTCGATGTCCGCCGCCGCGTTGTGGACGACGGACGTCCGCTCGGTCGCGATGCCCGCTGCAAGTCCGAACTCGGTGTCGTTCGCGAGTTCGATCGCCTCGTCGTAGCTCGAGAACGTGTTGATCGTCTGTACGGGCCCGAAGATTTCCTCCCGAGCGATGCGCATATCGTTCTCCACGTCGTCGAACACCGTCGGTTCGACGAACCAGCCGTTCCGGAGGTCGGAATCGTCTGGCGGTCCGCCACCCGTGAGCAGGGTGGCGCCTTCGTTCTCGCCGACGTCGATGTATTCTGTGACCGTCTCGTACTGGGACTCGGTAGTGAGCGGCCCCATCGTCGTCTCTTCGTCGAGCGGATCGCCGAGCGTGTAGGATTCGGCTTTCTCGACGAACCGGTCGACGAACTCCTCGTGGACGCTCTCGTGAACGATCGCTCGAGAGAACGCGTCGCAGATCTCTCCCGTGCTGTAAAAGATACCGTCAGCGACGGCGGAAACCGCCTTTTCCAGGTCGGCGTCGGGAAACACGATAAACGGCGACTTCCCGCCGAGTTCTAACGTAACCGGGGCGACGTTTTCGGCGGCCGCCTGCATCACTCGCTGTCCAACGCCGACGCTGCCAGTGAACGAGATTTTGCGGACCTGATCGTGTTCTGTCAGTGCGCCGCCGACCTCCGATCCGGTCCCGGTGACGACGTTAAGCACGCCGTCCGGGAAGATACCCTCGGACAGTTCGGCGATGCGGATCGTCGTCAGCGGGGCCTCAGCCGACGGCTTCAGCACGGTCGCGTTCCCCGTCCCAAGCGCGGGCCCGAGCTTCCACGCGGCCGCCCAGATCGGGAAGTTCCACGGCGTGATCTGTCCGACCACGCCGTAGGGCTCTTTTCGCGTGTAGAGGTGCAGATCCTCGGACGTCGACACCTGTCTCCCGTCCTGACTCTGGCCCCGGCAGATCGACGCGTAGTATTCTAAGGTTCCAATCGCCCCTTCGACCTCCCCTCGAGCCTGCGACATCGGCTTCCCGGTGTCTATGCACTCCAGGAACGCCAGTTCGTCGACGTGATCGCGGAGTACGTTGATCCAGTCGAGCATGAGTCGAGATCGTTCGGCAGGGGTCGTCTCCGACCACTCCTCGTCGAACGCGCTCCACGCGGCGTCGACTGCCGTATCGACCTCCGCCGAGCCGCAGCGCGGAATCGCGGTGATTGGTTCACCGACGACGGGGTCGACGGTCTCGACGACCTCGTCCGTCTCGTATCGAGACCCGTCTAGCCACGAGTCGAACGTGCTGATATTCTCGACTCGTTCTCTCGCTTCCACGTGATTCTCCCGTAACTGGCCGCTAACAGTCTCTGATGCCATTTACAGGAAGTGGTTTGTTACCATCCTTCATATATTTTAGCATAGACCCGTCGATGCTAGAGCTTCGAGTTCGAAAATCGGTGCCGCGAACGAAACTTCCTGCTACACTGTTCCCGATGATCGATGAGACTACCGATGACTGACGTCCGCGACGGAGGGGTGAGGCCGACGCGGTCGCGTCCGTTCGGAACTGCCCGTCTCTTCCGTCGAAACTAACACACTACCGGTCGGCTGTCGCTCTTTCGAGTCTCCGGCTCCGAACGTTCACCGTCCGCTAGAAGGCGACGGAAACGGAATCTCTCCGACGGTATCGGAACGGATGTGCTCGGTCGAGTCGATGGGTGACCGGGGTCAACTCCCTCGATTGGCTGCGTTTCGCGATCGGCGACGATCAGTACGCGTCCCGAGCGACTTCCAAGAGGTCGTCGGCGTCCGCGTCTCGGGGGTTGTCGTGAATCTCGATCGTGTCTAACGACTTCTCCGCGATCGCGGGGAGATCGTCCTCCGCGACGCCGAGTTCGCGGAGACTCGAGGGGAGGTCGACCCTGTCGATGAGTTCCTCCACGGCGTCCACCGCTTCCCTCGCGGCCTCCTCGTCGGATAACCCGGACACGTCCACGCCCATCGTTTCCGCGACTTCGGCGTATCGACCGGGAACGGCTTCGATGTTGTATCGCATCACGGCGGGCGTGTACGCGGCGATGGCCTCGCCGTGTGGGATTTCGGGATACATTCCGCCGGTCGTTTCGGCCAGGGAGTGGATCGCTCCGAATCCGGCGAAGTTCTCGCAGATCCCCGCCACGTGAGAGCCGAACATCATCTGTTCGCGCGCCTCCATCTCGCCGTCCTCGTAGGCGGCGGGGAGGTGCTCCGAGACGAGTCCCATCACGTGTTTGGTCAGCGGTTCGACGAGGGGCGGACGGGCGGACGACACGTGATTCTCGAGCGCGTGGGAGAAGGCGTCGAAGCCGGTCGCGGCGGTCTGTCTCGGCGGTAGCGTCTCTGTCAGGGCGGGATCGACCAGCGAAATTTCGGCGCCCAGGTACGGTCCGCCCGGGTACAGCGGCGATTGGCCGAGGGCCATCTTGAACTCGCGTTCTTCGTCGGTGATAACGGCCCAGTAATCGACCTCGCTGCCGGTTCCGGCGGTTGTCGGTACCGTCACCAGCGGAAGGGGGTGATTCTCGATCGGTTCCTCCATCACCTCCTCGGCCGACGTCACTTCGTAATCGGCGATCTCTCCCGGGTTGGTCGCCATCAGCGACGCTCCCTTTCCGACGTCGATCGAACTTCCGCCGCCGACGGAGACGATGAAGTCACATCCCTCTTGCTCCAGCATCTCGGTCGCTTCGTCGACCATTCCGGCCGTCGGGTTGGGCTCGACGCCGTCGTAGGTAGCGTACTCAATGCCTTCGGCAGTGAGCGACGTTCGGATCCCGTCGACTAGGCCAGCGTCGAGGATCCCCTGATCCGTGACGATCAGCGCCTTCTCCCAGCCCTGCGAATCGACGATCGATCCGATGTTCTCGCTGGATCCGTTCCCGAATTCGACCCAGATCGGAAAGGTGAGCGTGTAGTCGCCGAGGCTCATCGGCGCTCACCCTCGCGTTTCGCGTCGAGAATGCCGGGTGATTCCGTAGCCGTACTATCTATGGACGTCTCTCGGCCCGCATGAGTGTCTTTCTCTCGCATTCCAACCGAGGATTCCATATTCCAGTATATAAATCTTAGTGTTAGGTCACACCGCCGCGGTTTCGCGAACGACGTGTCTGCGTCCGTGTGACCGGCTGGGCCCCGATCGCGGCGGATCGGTCCGCCGTCCGCACTATTCGGTCCCCTGCTCGCTTGGGGAGGAACTCTCGGCTCCGACCTTCTCGTTAGCCACCCAAACAATTGATATCTGGTAACTGAACAGTGACCGTTCTGATGCGTTTCGAATGTGGAAACGGACCTCGAGTATCGTCGATCATCGACTTCGCGAGCCGATCGTCTCGGGAGAGGTGTTGCGTTCGATCCGTCGGAGAACGCCGGCGCCTTTCCGATGCGCCACGTTCGGTCCGCTACGGACCGTCACTACGGTCGTTCGCCAACCGTCGTTCGAACGATTCGACGGTCCGCTCGAGCACCGAAACGATATTCTGCTCGATCACCTCATCGGTAATGCGATAGCTCGGTCCCGAGACGCTCATGGCACCGATGGGAGGACTGTCCGGTCGATCAACCGCCATCCCGACG encodes:
- a CDS encoding SRPBCC family protein encodes the protein VNLNEDPMPLAEQAGVMKDRLEALPLGEYEHATRIVSEVECNWKVFASNYSECDHCQANHQDWIKGISLNDSELEVNDYHWVLHYTHAQDVEDEMRIHDEHEAQFHYFWPNFTVNMYGTADGYGTYIIDPIDTDRFQLIADYYFRDSELSEEEREFVRTSRQLQEEDFELVERQWEGLRTGALAQAQLGPNEHTVHRFHQLAQEAYDS
- a CDS encoding BCCT family transporter — translated: MNFWHIFGLESADADEKLLFFITGGALLALAAIGIRSPQVLNDTFNEAFGWVLTYFGWWFMLLGMVLLVFSTYMVFSRYGHIRIGGQDAEPEFDLFSWLAMVFTVGYSGSIIIWGVGEPISIVNSPPPEPLPVTGASIESLALAFMFIHEVFPGLAMWYPPFALAFGLIIYTRGTDSYKFSSMLKVFLDDDRYKLLYWTVDLAALIAIIGGVAAAIGFSAQVFSALLDTVFGVPPTLFTYGLFGVLGLVFLGDVWLGLRSGIRNAARITVVLMLVTFALLLTVGPTLFTINLGLDAGGVWLNNMFRLSLYSAPTAAGNWPQQWTSFWWAWWAAWGLFVGSFVARVSKGRTIRETFVCLVVIPGVLLWIQHSIVGGWVLAPGYVGPVSDAFASGGIPASIATAVTLTPFAPLLGVLLILVIAGYVVTSLDSAVYILSSITLGTEEPNARNRAWWGVLLSFLGVMTLELPVFDAMQAFPPVLALPFTLFLLAIVYASYVTAREYYQGESTLANEDTLITSANTDSSHPQGQDDDD
- a CDS encoding aldehyde dehydrogenase family protein, giving the protein MASETVSGQLRENHVEARERVENISTFDSWLDGSRYETDEVVETVDPVVGEPITAIPRCGSAEVDTAVDAAWSAFDEEWSETTPAERSRLMLDWINVLRDHVDELAFLECIDTGKPMSQARGEVEGAIGTLEYYASICRGQSQDGRQVSTSEDLHLYTRKEPYGVVGQITPWNFPIWAAAWKLGPALGTGNATVLKPSAEAPLTTIRIAELSEGIFPDGVLNVVTGTGSEVGGALTEHDQVRKISFTGSVGVGQRVMQAAAENVAPVTLELGGKSPFIVFPDADLEKAVSAVADGIFYSTGEICDAFSRAIVHESVHEEFVDRFVEKAESYTLGDPLDEETTMGPLTTESQYETVTEYIDVGENEGATLLTGGGPPDDSDLRNGWFVEPTVFDDVENDMRIAREEIFGPVQTINTFSSYDEAIELANDTEFGLAAGIATERTSVVHNAAADIEAGLVYVNEYGPILPQAPYGGFKESGIGKDLGTEVLDHYQQTKSVYVNLDEPEL
- a CDS encoding iron-containing alcohol dehydrogenase codes for the protein MSLGDYTLTFPIWVEFGNGSSENIGSIVDSQGWEKALIVTDQGILDAGLVDGIRTSLTAEGIEYATYDGVEPNPTAGMVDEATEMLEQEGCDFIVSVGGGSSIDVGKGASLMATNPGEIADYEVTSAEEVMEEPIENHPLPLVTVPTTAGTGSEVDYWAVITDEEREFKMALGQSPLYPGGPYLGAEISLVDPALTETLPPRQTAATGFDAFSHALENHVSSARPPLVEPLTKHVMGLVSEHLPAAYEDGEMEAREQMMFGSHVAGICENFAGFGAIHSLAETTGGMYPEIPHGEAIAAYTPAVMRYNIEAVPGRYAEVAETMGVDVSGLSDEEAAREAVDAVEELIDRVDLPSSLRELGVAEDDLPAIAEKSLDTIEIHDNPRDADADDLLEVARDAY